In Strix aluco isolate bStrAlu1 chromosome 36, bStrAlu1.hap1, whole genome shotgun sequence, one genomic interval encodes:
- the LOC141917272 gene encoding LOW QUALITY PROTEIN: uncharacterized protein LOC141917272 (The sequence of the model RefSeq protein was modified relative to this genomic sequence to represent the inferred CDS: inserted 4 bases in 3 codons; deleted 2 bases in 1 codon): protein MSAQSSSTILGSAYQAALVRNLGGEEIRSWNFGGAWSTITCTETKPTGHRWIRGGGKGKRMAALKAANVCDDVPSEAEGIDKLYDLLETYRSRPSLQGEDWAKKHWFQPQSVVDRIRVLQKEAKVWRGKGKAVICAVLGASLAAGVEERKQKSCQADTVIDSLQRVTQTLQEQLKETKELLEEERNQNVILKEELREQLLREADTLAEVEVKLSEKGIRQIYPQGDLQKAKETIESLPHMYPLVKTEYVYEDDSDNRPQVITKEVPFTATELAKLRKDFARNAKESETEYLRVSLSGGDGILLSEKEAEGYWGPGXFLTTSDRRAPWXLTQRSAYWAGGLNPLERGDPLAITGTVDQLVESVQKAACLQMMYDEELKPNQGSPMMMPXIQRLPDSLKPIDIQLQGKIQNTPNGERMTAALEGIVASDNRQPGRKLWTWGEVAQELIHFGRKYGPSGGSSQRTETRVVQAAERVSGQQSSMRKAKAWSHPEVTILGERGP, encoded by the exons ATGTCTGCCCAAAGCTCGAGCaccatccttggcagtgcctaccaagctgcacttGTGCGCAATctgggtggagaggaaatcagg AGCTGGAACTTtggtggagcttggagcaccatcacctgcaccgagaccaaGCCAACGGGacatcgctggattcgtggtggtg gaaaaggaaaaagaatggctGCCCTGAAGGCAGCCAATGTTTGTGATGATGTGCCCTCAGAGGCTGAAGGAATAGATAAACTATATGATCTTTTGGAAACGTACCGATCTCGCCCCTCACTCCAGGGAGAAGATTGGGCGAAAAAACACTGGTTTCAACCACAGAGTGTAGTGGATAGGATAAGGGTAttgcagaaggaagctaaggtttggagggggaaaggaaaagctgtaaTTTGTGCAGTGTTAGGAGCGAGCCTGGCAGCTGGGgtggaagagagaaagcagaagtctTGTCAAGCCGATACTGTAATAGACTCCCTGCAGAGGGTCACACAGACCCTGCAGGAACAATTGAAGGAAACCAAAGAATTgctagaggaggaaaggaaccaaaatgtgATATTAAAGGAGGAGTTGAGGGAGCAACTTTTGAGGGAGGCGGATACTCTGGCAGAGGTAGAAGTGAAGCTTTCGGAGAAGGGGATACGGCAAATCTATCCCCAAGGagatttgcaaaaggcaaaagaaaccatAGAAAGCCTCCCCCATATGTATCCgctggttaaaacagagtatgtgtacgAGGACGATAGCGATAACCGTCCTCAGGttatcaccaaagaagtcccatttacagcaactgaattagcaaagctgagaaaagattttgcaaggaatGCAAAAGAATCAGAGACAGAGTATCtgagagtgtctttgtcaggaggggatggaattttgttgtcagagaaagaagcagaaggatattggggcCCAG TGTTTCTAACTACCAGCGACCGCCGAGCCCCAT CATTGACTCAGAGATCTGCGTACTGGGCCGGAGGGCTGAACCCC TTGGAGAGGGgagatccccttgccataacaggaacagtggatcagttagtggaaagtgtgcagaaggcagcctgtctgcagatgatgtatgatgAGGAGCTCAAGCCCAACCagggctccccgatgatgatgcc gATACAGCGACTTCCCGACTCCCTGAAACCCATTGACATTCAATtacaagggaagattcaaaacaccCCCAATGGAGAAAGAATGACGGCTGCTCTGGAGGGGATAGTGGCCTCTGACAATCGACAACCAGGGAGAAAATTATGGACATGGGGAGAAGTAGCCCAGGAATTGAttcattttgggagaaaatatggccccaGTGGTGGATCGTCCCAAAGAACCGAAACCAGGGTCGTACAGGCTGCAGAGCGAGTTAGTGGGCAACAATCATCCATGAGGAAGGCCAAGGCTTGGAGTCACCCCGAGGTCACaattctgggagagagaggcccctaa
- the LOC141917273 gene encoding olfactory receptor 14A16-like — translation MSNRSIVTEFLLLTFADRRELQLLHFWLFLGIYLAALLGNGLIITTIACDHHLHTPMYFFLLNLSLLNLGSISTTLPKAMHNSLWDNRDISYYACAVQLFLFSFFISEEYCLLTIMSYDRYVAICKPLHYGTLLDSRACVHMAEAAWGSALLNSLLHTANTFSLPLCQGNAVDQFFCEIPQILKLSCSHSYLREVGLLVVSACLVFGCFVFIVVSYVQIFRAVLRIPSEQGRHKAFSMCLPHLAVVSLFVSTSFFAYLKPPSISSPFLDLVASFLYSVVPPAVNPLIYSMRNQGLKDALMKLITRFWCKA, via the exons ATGTCCAACAGAAGCATCGTAACTGAATTTCTCCTCCTGACATTCGCAGAcagacgggagctgcagctcttgcatttctggctcttcctgggcatctacctggctgccctcctgggcaatggcctcatcatcaccaccatagcctgtgaccaccacctgcacacccccatgtacttcttcctcctcaatctcTCCCTCCTcaacctgggctccatctccaccactctccccaaagccatgcacaattccctctgggacaacagggacataTCCTATTATGCATGTGCTGTCCagctctttctgttttcctttttcatttcagaagagtattgtctcctcaccatcatgtcctatgaccgctacgttgccatctgcaaacccctgcactatggGACCCTCCTGgacagcagagcttgtgtccacatggcagaaGCTGCTTGGGGCAGTGCGTTGCTCAATTCTCTCctgcacacagccaacacattttcactaccactctgccaaggcaatgctgtggaccagttcttctgtgaaatcccccagatcctcaagctctcctgctcacactcctacctcagggaagttgggcttcTTGTGGTTAGTGCCTGTCTAgtttttgggtgttttgttttcattgtggtgtcctatgtgcagatcttcagggccgtgttgaggatcccctctgagcagggacggcacaaagccttttccatgtGCCTCCCTCATCTGGCTGTGGTGTCCCTGTTTGTCAGCACTTCATTCTTTGCctacctgaagcccccctccatctcctccccattcctggaCCTGGTGGcgtcatttctgtactcagtggtgccTCCAGCGGTGAatcccctcatctacagcatgaggaaccaggggCTCAAGGATGCCCTAATGAAACTGATAACTAGAT TTTGGTGTAAGGCCTGA